In one Streptomyces sp. NBC_00597 genomic region, the following are encoded:
- the ureG gene encoding urease accessory protein UreG → MHLDHGVTYPQRHTHSAEPVRADGSRRALRIGLGGPVGSGKTATVAALCRALRAELSMAVVTNDIYTREDAEFLLREAVLPPERISAVETGACPHTAIRDDISANLEAVEELEETVGPLDLILVESGGDNLTATFSRGLVDAQIFVIDVAGGDDIPRKGGPGVTTADLLVVNKTDLAPYVGSDLDRMARDAAEQRGELPVAFQSLRGAEGVAPVAAWVRGRIAAWTAR, encoded by the coding sequence ATGCACCTTGACCACGGCGTGACCTACCCCCAGCGCCACACCCACAGCGCCGAGCCCGTGCGGGCGGACGGCTCGCGCCGGGCCCTGCGCATCGGACTCGGCGGACCCGTCGGCTCCGGCAAGACGGCCACCGTCGCCGCGCTCTGCCGGGCCCTGCGCGCCGAACTGTCCATGGCCGTCGTCACCAACGACATCTACACCCGGGAGGACGCCGAGTTCCTGCTCCGGGAGGCCGTCCTGCCGCCCGAGCGGATCAGCGCGGTGGAGACCGGCGCCTGCCCGCACACCGCCATCCGCGACGACATCTCCGCCAACCTGGAGGCGGTGGAGGAGCTGGAGGAGACCGTCGGGCCGCTCGACCTGATCCTCGTCGAGTCCGGCGGCGACAACCTCACCGCCACCTTCTCCCGGGGCCTCGTCGACGCCCAGATCTTCGTCATCGACGTGGCGGGCGGTGACGACATCCCGCGCAAGGGCGGCCCCGGCGTCACCACCGCCGACCTGCTCGTCGTCAACAAGACCGACCTCGCCCCCTACGTGGGCTCCGACCTGGACCGGATGGCCCGCGACGCCGCCGAGCAGCGCGGTGAACTCCCCGTCGCCTTCCAGTCGCTGCGCGGCGCGGAGGGCGTGGCTCCGGTGGCCGCGTGGGTGCGCGGGCGGATTGCCGCCTGGACCGCCCGATGA
- a CDS encoding urease subunit alpha → MAELDRRAYADLFGPTAGDRIRLADTDLFVEIEEDRSGGPGRSGDEAVFGGGKVIRESMGQARTTRAEGAPDTVITGVVVIDHWGIVKADIGIRDGRICGIGKAGNPDTMDGVDPALVIGPETEIIAGNGKIVTAGAIDTHVHFISPTVIDEALASGITTLVGGGTGPAEGTKATTVTPGPWHLARMFAALESYPVNIGLLGKGNTMSRDAMYSQLRGGALGFKIHEDWGATPAVIDACLGVCDETGAQVAIHTDTLNEAGFVGDTLAAIAGRTIHSYHTEGAGGGHAPDIITVVSESNILPSSTNPTRPHTINTIEEHLDMLMVCHHLNPAVPEDLAFAESRIRPSTIAAEDVLHDMGAISIISSDAQAMGRVGEVVMRTWQTAHVMKKRRGFLPGDGPADNHRARRYVAKYTINPAVAQGLAREIGSVETGKLADLVLWTPAFFGVKPEVVIKGGQIAYAQMGDANASIPTPQPVLPRPMFGSFGRAPGLNSINFTAQAALDDSLPERLGLGKQFVAIESTRKVGKSDMRNNDAMPRVEVDADTFTVTIDGEVVEPAPAAELPMAQRYFLF, encoded by the coding sequence ATGGCTGAGCTCGACCGGCGCGCGTACGCCGACCTCTTCGGACCGACCGCCGGCGACCGCATCCGGCTCGCCGACACCGACCTGTTCGTCGAGATCGAGGAGGACCGCAGCGGCGGCCCCGGACGCTCCGGCGACGAGGCCGTGTTCGGTGGCGGCAAGGTGATCCGCGAATCCATGGGGCAGGCGCGCACCACCCGTGCCGAGGGCGCCCCCGACACCGTGATCACCGGGGTCGTCGTCATCGACCACTGGGGCATCGTCAAGGCCGACATCGGCATCCGCGACGGCCGCATCTGCGGCATCGGCAAGGCCGGCAACCCCGACACGATGGACGGAGTGGACCCCGCTCTCGTGATCGGTCCCGAAACCGAGATCATCGCGGGCAACGGGAAGATCGTCACCGCGGGCGCCATCGACACCCACGTGCACTTCATCTCGCCGACCGTCATCGACGAGGCCCTGGCCTCCGGCATCACCACCCTCGTCGGTGGCGGTACCGGACCCGCCGAGGGAACCAAGGCCACCACCGTCACCCCCGGACCCTGGCACCTCGCCCGGATGTTCGCGGCCCTGGAGTCCTACCCGGTCAACATAGGCCTGCTGGGCAAGGGCAACACCATGTCCCGCGACGCCATGTACTCCCAGCTGCGCGGCGGCGCCCTCGGCTTCAAGATCCACGAGGACTGGGGGGCCACCCCCGCCGTCATCGACGCCTGCCTCGGTGTCTGCGACGAGACCGGCGCGCAGGTCGCCATCCACACGGACACCCTCAACGAGGCCGGATTCGTCGGCGACACCCTCGCCGCCATCGCCGGGCGGACGATCCACTCCTACCACACCGAGGGCGCGGGCGGCGGCCACGCACCCGACATCATCACCGTGGTCTCCGAGTCGAACATCCTGCCCAGCTCCACCAACCCGACCCGGCCGCACACCATCAACACCATCGAGGAACACCTCGACATGCTGATGGTCTGCCACCACCTCAACCCGGCGGTCCCCGAGGACCTGGCCTTCGCCGAATCCCGGATCCGGCCCTCGACCATCGCCGCCGAGGACGTCCTGCACGACATGGGCGCCATCTCGATCATTTCCTCGGACGCCCAGGCCATGGGCCGCGTCGGCGAGGTCGTGATGCGCACCTGGCAGACCGCCCACGTGATGAAGAAGCGGCGCGGCTTCCTGCCCGGCGACGGACCCGCCGACAACCACCGCGCCCGCCGCTACGTCGCCAAGTACACGATCAACCCCGCCGTGGCCCAGGGCCTCGCACGGGAGATCGGCTCGGTGGAGACCGGCAAGCTCGCCGACCTCGTGCTGTGGACGCCCGCGTTCTTCGGGGTCAAACCCGAAGTCGTCATCAAGGGCGGTCAGATCGCCTACGCGCAGATGGGCGACGCCAACGCCTCCATCCCCACCCCGCAGCCGGTGCTGCCCCGCCCGATGTTCGGCAGCTTCGGCCGGGCCCCCGGGCTGAACTCGATCAACTTCACCGCGCAGGCCGCGCTCGACGACTCGCTGCCCGAACGGCTCGGACTCGGCAAGCAGTTCGTGGCCATCGAGAGCACCCGCAAGGTGGGCAAGTCGGACATGCGCAACAACGACGCCATGCCGAGGGTCGAGGTCGACGCAGACACCTTCACCGTCACCATCGACGGCGAGGTCGTGGAGCCGGCGCCGGCCGCGGAACTGCCCATGGCCCAGAGATACTTCCTGTTTTGA
- a CDS encoding lysophospholipid acyltransferase family protein, which translates to MFYHLLKHVLLGPLLRLLFRPRIEGLENIPAEGAAIVAGNHLSFSDHFLMPAILKRRITFLAKAEYFTGPGVKGRLTAFFFRSAGQIPVDRSGKDAGQAALREGLGVLAKGELLGIYPEGTRSHDGRLYKGKVGVAAMALGAGVPVVPCAMVGTFEIQPPGQKIPNIRRVTIRFGRPLDFSRYAGLEGERAVLRAVTDEIMYAVLQLSGQEYVDRYAAEVKAEEEEARKKARRWSR; encoded by the coding sequence GTGTTCTACCACTTGCTCAAGCACGTGCTGCTCGGTCCGCTGCTGCGTCTGCTCTTCCGGCCGCGCATCGAGGGACTGGAGAACATCCCGGCGGAGGGTGCCGCCATCGTCGCGGGGAACCACCTGTCGTTCTCCGACCACTTCCTGATGCCGGCCATCCTCAAGCGCCGGATCACCTTCCTCGCGAAGGCGGAGTACTTCACCGGCCCCGGGGTGAAGGGGCGGCTGACCGCGTTCTTCTTCCGCAGCGCCGGGCAGATCCCGGTGGACCGGTCGGGCAAGGACGCCGGGCAGGCCGCGCTGCGCGAGGGGCTGGGGGTGCTGGCCAAGGGCGAGCTGCTGGGGATCTACCCGGAGGGCACCCGCTCGCACGACGGGCGGCTGTACAAGGGCAAGGTGGGAGTGGCCGCGATGGCGCTCGGAGCCGGGGTGCCCGTCGTCCCGTGCGCGATGGTCGGCACCTTCGAGATCCAACCGCCCGGGCAGAAGATCCCGAACATCCGGCGGGTGACGATCCGCTTCGGCCGGCCGCTTGACTTCTCGCGCTACGCCGGGCTGGAGGGCGAGCGGGCCGTGCTGCGGGCCGTCACCGACGAGATCATGTACGCCGTGCTCCAGCTGTCCGGCCAGGAATACGTGGACCGGTACGCCGCCGAGGTCAAGGCCGAAGAGGAGGAGGCACGGAAGAAGGCCCGGCGCTGGTCGCGCTGA
- a CDS encoding VOC family protein has protein sequence MFLNPVRHITFDALDPYKVATFWSAATGFPIHPDDAEDDDEILVDPGQPGVPGLLFIRVPDAKSMKNRVHLDIQPPSGTRDETVERLIGLGAKLVDDRRREDGSGWAVLADPEGNELCIERSAAERGQG, from the coding sequence ATGTTTCTCAACCCGGTCCGACACATCACCTTCGACGCACTCGATCCGTACAAGGTCGCCACGTTCTGGTCCGCGGCCACCGGCTTCCCGATCCACCCGGACGACGCCGAGGACGACGACGAGATCCTCGTGGACCCGGGGCAGCCCGGGGTTCCCGGTCTGCTGTTCATCCGGGTTCCGGACGCCAAGTCCATGAAGAACCGCGTCCACTTGGACATCCAGCCGCCCAGCGGCACCCGCGACGAGACCGTCGAGCGGCTGATCGGGCTCGGCGCGAAGCTGGTGGACGACCGGCGCCGGGAGGACGGCTCCGGCTGGGCGGTGCTCGCCGACCCGGAGGGCAACGAACTGTGCATCGAACGGAGCGCCGCGGAGCGCGGGCAGGGCTGA
- a CDS encoding urease accessory UreF family protein — translation MSLAALLVLADGRFPAGGHAHSGGAEAACKAGRIHDAATLEEFCRGRLHTAGLVAAGLAAAAALGLDPAVLDTAADARTPSPALRTAARRLGRQLMRAARATWPAVELDALAAAFPRGAHQPVVLGITARAAGLGPLEAAHVAAYESVSGPATATVRLLGLDPFEASGVLARLAPELDEVCGRAARAAHRALREGPDALPAASSPLLEIAAEAHAGWPVRLFAS, via the coding sequence ATGAGCCTCGCCGCCCTGCTCGTCCTCGCGGACGGCCGCTTCCCCGCCGGAGGGCACGCCCACTCCGGCGGGGCCGAGGCCGCCTGCAAGGCCGGCCGGATCCATGACGCCGCCACCTTGGAGGAGTTCTGCCGCGGCCGGCTCCACACGGCCGGACTCGTCGCCGCCGGACTCGCAGCGGCCGCGGCCCTCGGGCTCGACCCGGCGGTCCTCGACACCGCCGCCGACGCACGCACCCCGTCGCCCGCGCTGCGCACCGCGGCGCGGCGGCTGGGCCGGCAGCTGATGCGGGCCGCCCGGGCCACCTGGCCCGCCGTCGAACTCGACGCGCTCGCCGCGGCCTTCCCGCGCGGGGCGCACCAGCCGGTGGTGCTCGGGATCACCGCCCGGGCGGCCGGACTGGGGCCGCTGGAGGCCGCGCACGTGGCGGCGTACGAGAGCGTCAGCGGACCGGCGACCGCGACGGTGCGGCTGCTCGGCCTGGACCCCTTCGAGGCGAGCGGGGTCCTGGCCCGCCTCGCCCCCGAGCTCGATGAGGTCTGCGGCCGGGCCGCCCGGGCCGCACACCGAGCCCTGCGGGAAGGCCCCGACGCGCTGCCCGCGGCGTCCTCGCCGCTGCTGGAGATCGCGGCGGAGGCCCATGCCGGCTGGCCGGTACGGCTGTTCGCCTCCTGA
- a CDS encoding urease subunit beta — translation MIPGEIVHGDGPVRLNEGRPVTRLTVLNVADRPVQVGSHYHFAEANPGLDFDRAAARGLRLNIAAGTAVRFEPGIPVAVELVPLAGLRTVPGLRGETGGPLDG, via the coding sequence GTGATCCCCGGCGAAATCGTCCACGGGGACGGCCCGGTGCGCCTCAACGAGGGCCGGCCCGTCACCCGCCTGACCGTGCTCAACGTCGCCGACCGGCCCGTCCAGGTCGGCTCGCACTACCACTTCGCCGAGGCCAACCCCGGCCTCGACTTCGACCGTGCCGCAGCCCGCGGACTGCGGCTCAACATCGCCGCCGGCACCGCCGTGCGCTTCGAGCCGGGCATCCCGGTCGCGGTGGAACTCGTACCGTTGGCCGGGCTGCGCACCGTACCCGGTCTGCGCGGGGAGACCGGGGGGCCGCTCGATGGCTGA
- a CDS encoding alpha/beta hydrolase, translating to MIRTAALGSAATLITGTLAASLLLAPPAAAASSAGSSSVPEALGVQLAAARAARTGIEWKDCPADWGFEAPIQCGWVKVPLDYAKPFGKTIDLAVDRIGSTGTKEERQGALVYNPGGPGGSGMRFPRRVTTKSPLWVNTSKAYDFVGFDPRGVGHSAPISCIDPQEFVKAPKADPVPSNEADKRAQRKLAAEYADGCKERSGEMLPHMTTPNTARDLDVIRAALGEKKLNYLGVSYGTYLGGVYATLFPSHVRRMIVDSVVNPDTDNIWYEANLGQDVAFQVRWNDWEDWVAKNDNVFHIGDTRAKVEAKWLELRAKAKANPLGGVVGPNELLGFFQGAPYYDSSWVPVAQAFSAFVAGDEKPLIEAISPDMSDIKGNIASENSNAVYTAVECADAKWPTSWAKWDRDNTKLNEKYPFLTWSNAWMNLPCATWKAKQSNPIEVGAKRGLPPVLIVQSERDAATPYDGGVEMHRRLAGSRLITEQNAGSHGVTSLVNPCINTRVDAYLLTGKVDAKDVKCGPHATPVAPAPAAAKALADAPASALPALEELPAVR from the coding sequence GTGATACGCACTGCAGCGCTGGGGAGCGCTGCCACTCTGATCACCGGAACGCTGGCCGCGAGCCTGCTGCTCGCGCCGCCCGCCGCCGCGGCCTCGTCCGCCGGGAGCAGCTCGGTTCCGGAGGCGCTCGGCGTGCAGCTCGCCGCCGCCCGCGCCGCCCGCACCGGGATCGAGTGGAAGGACTGTCCCGCCGACTGGGGCTTCGAGGCCCCGATCCAGTGCGGCTGGGTCAAGGTCCCGCTGGACTACGCCAAGCCGTTCGGCAAGACCATCGACCTCGCGGTCGACCGGATCGGCAGCACCGGCACCAAGGAGGAGCGCCAGGGCGCGCTCGTCTACAACCCCGGTGGCCCCGGCGGCTCCGGCATGCGCTTCCCGCGCCGGGTCACCACCAAGAGCCCGTTGTGGGTCAACACCTCCAAGGCCTATGACTTCGTGGGCTTCGACCCGCGCGGTGTCGGCCACTCCGCCCCGATCTCCTGCATCGACCCGCAGGAGTTCGTCAAGGCTCCCAAGGCCGACCCGGTCCCGTCCAACGAGGCCGACAAGCGCGCCCAGCGTAAGCTCGCCGCCGAGTACGCGGACGGCTGCAAGGAGCGCAGCGGCGAGATGCTGCCGCACATGACCACGCCGAACACCGCGCGCGACCTGGACGTCATCCGGGCCGCCCTCGGCGAGAAGAAGCTGAACTACCTCGGCGTCTCCTACGGCACCTACCTCGGCGGCGTCTACGCGACGCTGTTCCCGAGCCACGTGCGCCGCATGATCGTCGACAGCGTGGTCAACCCGGACACGGACAACATCTGGTACGAGGCCAACCTCGGCCAGGACGTCGCCTTCCAGGTGCGCTGGAACGATTGGGAGGACTGGGTCGCCAAGAACGACAACGTCTTCCACATCGGCGACACCCGCGCCAAGGTCGAGGCCAAGTGGCTGGAGCTGCGCGCCAAGGCCAAGGCCAACCCGCTCGGCGGCGTCGTCGGCCCGAACGAGCTCCTCGGCTTCTTCCAGGGTGCCCCGTACTACGACTCCTCCTGGGTGCCCGTCGCCCAGGCGTTCAGCGCGTTCGTGGCCGGTGACGAGAAGCCGCTGATCGAGGCGATCTCCCCGGACATGTCCGACATCAAGGGCAACATCGCCTCGGAGAACAGCAACGCGGTGTACACCGCGGTCGAGTGCGCGGACGCCAAGTGGCCGACCAGCTGGGCCAAGTGGGACCGGGACAACACCAAGCTGAACGAGAAGTACCCGTTCCTGACCTGGTCCAACGCGTGGATGAACCTGCCCTGCGCGACCTGGAAGGCCAAGCAGAGCAACCCGATCGAGGTCGGTGCCAAGCGCGGCCTGCCGCCGGTCCTGATCGTCCAGTCCGAGCGTGACGCCGCCACGCCTTACGACGGTGGCGTCGAGATGCACCGCCGCCTCGCCGGCTCGCGTCTGATCACCGAGCAGAACGCCGGCTCGCACGGTGTCACCAGCCTGGTGAACCCCTGCATCAACACCCGGGTGGACGCCTACCTGCTGACCGGCAAGGTCGACGCCAAGGACGTGAAGTGCGGTCCGCACGCCACTCCGGTCGCCCCGGCCCCGGCCGCTGCGAAGGCGCTCGCCGATGCTCCGGCCTCCGCGCTCCCGGCGCTGGAGGAACTGCCGGCCGTTCGCTAA
- a CDS encoding ATP-binding protein — MADHQEASVTLPSDPASVATARRYVTEVLGEWGLPDGADTADSVRLIVSELATNAVQHTFGQSPTFTVDIRLECGERLRVGVTDSHPRWPRRLPAAVQQDNGRGMVIIRWLAAEAGGRLSVSPTEDGGKTVWIALPWPVGAPAESVTGC, encoded by the coding sequence ATGGCAGACCACCAGGAAGCATCCGTCACTCTGCCGAGCGATCCCGCCTCGGTCGCCACCGCCCGCCGCTACGTCACGGAGGTGCTCGGTGAATGGGGACTGCCCGACGGGGCCGACACCGCCGACAGCGTCCGGCTGATCGTCTCGGAACTCGCCACCAACGCCGTGCAGCACACGTTCGGCCAGTCGCCCACCTTCACCGTCGACATCCGCCTGGAGTGCGGGGAACGGCTCCGCGTCGGCGTCACCGACAGTCACCCGCGCTGGCCCAGGCGCCTCCCCGCCGCCGTCCAGCAGGACAACGGCCGGGGGATGGTCATCATCCGCTGGCTCGCCGCCGAGGCGGGCGGACGGCTCTCCGTCAGCCCCACCGAGGACGGCGGCAAGACCGTGTGGATCGCCCTGCCCTGGCCCGTCGGGGCCCCGGCGGAGAGCGTCACCGGCTGTTGA
- a CDS encoding cytochrome c oxidase assembly protein gives MDHSGHGMDMNMDMDMDLPPFTLGRGLEFSFDAFFLIGSLVGLGLYLWGVLRLRRRGDAWPVGRTIAFTAGVLSVALVMCTKLNDYGMVMFSVHMIQHMVISMLSPILLLLGAPVTLALRALPPAARGVKGPRELLLMLLHSRYMKVITHPVFTIPLFIASLYALYFTPLFDFLMESKAGHIGMMVHFLAVGLVFFWPIMGVDPGPHRPGYVMRMLELFAGMPFHAFFGIALMMASEPMIKTYSDPPASLGIDPLLDQQWGGGIAWAFSEIPSVLVLIALVYQWYHSEQRAAKRSDRAADRDGDKELEAYNSYLASLQARGQ, from the coding sequence ATGGATCACAGCGGTCACGGCATGGACATGAACATGGACATGGACATGGACCTGCCGCCGTTCACTCTCGGGCGCGGGCTGGAGTTCTCCTTCGACGCGTTCTTCCTGATCGGCTCGCTGGTGGGCCTCGGCCTGTACCTGTGGGGCGTGCTGCGGCTGCGCCGCCGCGGGGACGCCTGGCCGGTGGGCCGGACGATCGCCTTCACCGCGGGCGTACTGAGCGTCGCCCTCGTGATGTGCACCAAGCTGAACGATTACGGCATGGTCATGTTCAGCGTGCACATGATCCAGCACATGGTCATCAGCATGCTCTCCCCGATCCTGCTGCTGCTCGGCGCGCCGGTGACGCTGGCGCTGCGCGCGCTGCCGCCCGCGGCGCGGGGCGTCAAGGGGCCGCGCGAGCTGCTGCTGATGCTGCTGCACAGCCGCTACATGAAGGTGATCACCCACCCGGTGTTCACGATCCCCCTGTTCATCGCCAGCCTCTACGCCCTCTACTTCACCCCGCTCTTCGACTTCCTGATGGAGAGCAAGGCCGGGCACATCGGCATGATGGTGCACTTCCTGGCCGTCGGCCTGGTCTTCTTCTGGCCGATCATGGGTGTGGACCCGGGCCCGCACCGCCCCGGCTACGTGATGCGGATGCTGGAGCTCTTCGCCGGCATGCCGTTCCACGCCTTCTTCGGCATCGCCCTGATGATGGCGAGCGAGCCGATGATCAAGACGTACTCGGACCCGCCGGCCTCCCTCGGCATCGATCCGCTGCTCGACCAGCAGTGGGGCGGCGGCATCGCCTGGGCCTTCAGCGAGATCCCGTCGGTACTGGTGCTGATCGCGCTGGTCTACCAGTGGTACCACTCGGAGCAGCGGGCGGCGAAGCGTTCGGACCGCGCAGCGGACCGCGACGGCGACAAGGAGCTTGAGGCGTACAACTCCTATCTCGCCTCGCTCCAAGCGCGTGGCCAGTAG
- a CDS encoding urease accessory protein UreD has protein sequence MIPTAAAAPPAAAPPVTAPPHAAPPAAPARQLLAPAGVRATARISAVADGRGGTALPLLSGEGPLALRRTRGSGAEAGVMLVGAMSAPLGGDHLTVEAAAGPGARLALASAAATLALPGRGGEPARYDVRLTLAGEAAVRWLPEPLVSVRGSDLRVRTRVELALTARLLLREEQVLGRTGEEPGLLRSRLTVTRGGKALLDQEVACGPGAPGGWDGPAGLAGHRALGQLLVVDPAFAESAPAPAVLGEFAAVTPLAGPAVLVTALAPDALRLREVLDAACRTYGW, from the coding sequence ATGATTCCCACGGCGGCCGCGGCGCCCCCCGCAGCGGCGCCACCGGTCACCGCGCCCCCGCACGCCGCGCCCCCCGCCGCCCCGGCCCGGCAGCTCCTCGCTCCGGCGGGTGTACGGGCCACCGCCCGGATCTCCGCGGTCGCCGACGGCCGCGGAGGTACCGCCCTGCCGCTGCTGTCCGGGGAGGGGCCGCTGGCGCTGCGCCGGACCCGGGGCTCGGGCGCCGAGGCCGGCGTCATGCTGGTCGGTGCGATGAGCGCCCCGCTCGGCGGGGACCACCTCACGGTGGAGGCCGCCGCCGGCCCCGGTGCCCGCCTCGCCCTGGCCTCGGCGGCGGCCACCTTGGCGCTGCCCGGCCGCGGTGGTGAGCCCGCGCGGTACGACGTACGGCTGACCCTGGCCGGGGAAGCGGCCGTACGGTGGCTGCCGGAGCCGCTGGTCTCCGTGCGCGGCAGTGACCTGCGGGTGCGCACCCGCGTCGAACTCGCCCTCACGGCACGGCTGCTGCTGCGCGAGGAGCAGGTGCTGGGCCGCACGGGGGAGGAGCCGGGCCTGCTGCGCAGCAGGCTCACCGTGACCCGGGGCGGGAAGGCGCTGCTGGACCAGGAGGTGGCCTGCGGACCGGGAGCGCCGGGAGGCTGGGACGGTCCGGCGGGGCTGGCGGGCCATCGGGCGCTCGGTCAGCTCCTGGTCGTCGATCCGGCGTTCGCGGAGTCGGCGCCGGCTCCCGCGGTGCTCGGGGAGTTCGCGGCGGTCACCCCGCTGGCGGGTCCCGCCGTACTCGTGACGGCTCTGGCGCCCGATGCGCTTCGGCTGCGCGAGGTACTGGACGCGGCGTGTCGAACGTACGGCTGGTAA
- a CDS encoding 6-phosphofructokinase codes for MRIGVLTSGGDCPGLNAVIRSVVHRSVVDHGDEVIGFHDGWRGLLECDYRKLDLDAVSGILARGGTILGSSRVQPAHLRDGVERARGHVADLGLDAIIPIGGEGTLKAANLLSKAGLPIVGVPKTIDNDIASTDVTFGFDTAVGVATEALDRLKTTAESHQRVMVVEVMGRHTGWIALHSGMAAGAHAIVVPERPFDIDELTAVVGERFSAGKRFAIVVVSEGAKPRPGSMAFQEGGTDQYGHERFAGIGNILAVELERRLGKEARPVILGHVQRGGTPTAYDRVLATRFGWHAVEAAHRGEFGMLTALRGTEIEMVPLADAVQTLKTVPAERYDEAQTVL; via the coding sequence ATGCGCATTGGTGTGCTCACTTCCGGCGGCGACTGCCCCGGCCTCAATGCCGTCATCCGCTCCGTCGTGCACCGCTCCGTCGTCGACCACGGCGACGAGGTCATCGGCTTCCACGACGGCTGGCGCGGTCTGCTGGAGTGCGACTACCGCAAGCTCGACCTCGACGCCGTCAGCGGCATCCTGGCCCGCGGCGGCACGATCCTGGGCTCCTCCCGGGTACAGCCGGCGCACCTGCGCGACGGCGTCGAGCGGGCCCGCGGGCACGTCGCCGACCTCGGTCTGGACGCCATCATCCCGATCGGTGGCGAGGGCACCCTGAAGGCCGCGAACCTGCTCTCGAAGGCCGGCCTGCCGATCGTCGGCGTCCCGAAGACCATCGACAACGACATCGCCTCGACGGACGTCACCTTCGGCTTCGACACCGCCGTCGGGGTCGCCACCGAGGCCCTGGACCGGCTGAAGACCACCGCCGAGTCCCACCAGCGCGTGATGGTCGTGGAGGTCATGGGCCGCCACACGGGCTGGATCGCCCTGCACTCGGGCATGGCGGCCGGCGCCCACGCCATCGTCGTTCCCGAGCGCCCCTTCGACATCGACGAGCTGACGGCGGTCGTCGGCGAGCGCTTCTCCGCGGGCAAGCGGTTCGCGATCGTCGTGGTCTCCGAGGGTGCCAAGCCGCGCCCCGGCTCCATGGCGTTCCAGGAGGGCGGCACCGACCAGTACGGTCACGAGCGCTTCGCCGGCATCGGCAACATCCTCGCCGTGGAGCTGGAGCGGCGCCTGGGCAAGGAGGCCCGCCCGGTCATCCTGGGCCACGTCCAGCGCGGCGGCACGCCCACCGCGTACGACCGGGTCCTGGCCACCCGCTTCGGCTGGCACGCGGTCGAAGCGGCGCACCGCGGCGAGTTCGGGATGCTGACGGCCCTGCGCGGCACCGAGATCGAGATGGTCCCGCTCGCCGACGCCGTGCAGACCCTCAAGACGGTTCCGGCCGAGCGGTACGACGAGGCGCAGACCGTTCTGTGA
- a CDS encoding urease subunit gamma, with protein MQLTPHEQERLLIHVAADVAEKRRARGVLLNHPEAVALITSHILEGARDGRTVAELMASGRTVLGRAEVMEGIPEMIHDVQVEATFPDGTKLVTVHDPIV; from the coding sequence GTGCAACTGACACCGCACGAGCAGGAACGACTGCTCATCCATGTGGCCGCCGACGTGGCCGAGAAGCGCAGGGCGCGCGGGGTCCTCCTCAACCACCCCGAGGCGGTCGCCCTGATCACGTCGCACATCCTCGAAGGCGCCCGCGACGGGCGGACCGTTGCCGAGCTCATGGCCTCGGGCCGCACCGTGCTCGGACGCGCCGAGGTGATGGAGGGGATCCCCGAGATGATCCACGACGTCCAGGTCGAGGCGACCTTCCCGGACGGCACCAAGCTCGTCACCGTCCACGACCCGATCGTCTGA